A region of bacterium DNA encodes the following proteins:
- a CDS encoding acetyl-CoA carboxylase biotin carboxylase subunit → MRSLLIANRGEIAVRVMRTARALGIRTIAVYSDADRDALHVEIADEAVHIGASPASESYLDIEKIIAAAREHGAEAIHPGYGFLSENPRFSEAVQLAGLIFVGPPAIAMRRLGDKISSRELATAQQVPITPGALLPDATAQQALNEATKIGFPVLIKAAAGGGGKGMRIVRFPEDVEQSFDAARREAKSAFGDEAVYLEKYIDNPRHVEFQVFCDAHGNAVHLGERECSVQRRHQKIIEESPSVALTPELRERMGEAAISIVKAANYLNAGTVEFLLDGDRFYFLEVNARLQVEHPVTEMVTGEDLVAWQLAVASGEPLPKTQNEIQFRGHAIECRVYAEDPSNGFLPSCGTILRLEEPHAPGLRVDSGIREGFDVPVFYDPILSKVICWADNRDHAIARMRDALKHYILLGVRSPLGYMQDVLAHPEFLAGNLSTHFIEQHFSNWSEPVLTAEALAALLASAHESSRMRVAANTVEGEPSAKSPWHTLGDWRTAGAGA, encoded by the coding sequence ATCCGTTCTTTGCTGATTGCAAACCGCGGCGAGATTGCAGTGCGAGTCATGCGGACGGCTCGCGCTCTGGGAATCCGCACAATCGCGGTATACAGTGATGCAGATCGTGACGCGCTGCACGTGGAGATCGCGGACGAAGCAGTGCATATTGGAGCCTCTCCCGCCTCAGAAAGCTACTTGGATATCGAGAAGATTATCGCTGCGGCTCGGGAACATGGCGCCGAAGCTATTCATCCGGGTTACGGGTTTCTCTCAGAAAATCCTCGATTCTCCGAGGCGGTGCAGCTCGCCGGATTGATTTTCGTTGGACCACCTGCAATCGCGATGCGCCGACTGGGAGACAAGATATCATCGCGTGAATTAGCAACAGCACAGCAGGTGCCGATCACGCCCGGCGCACTGTTGCCTGATGCGACGGCGCAACAAGCCCTGAACGAAGCTACGAAGATTGGCTTTCCCGTCTTAATTAAAGCTGCTGCAGGTGGCGGCGGCAAGGGGATGAGAATCGTTCGATTTCCCGAGGATGTCGAGCAGTCGTTTGACGCGGCTCGCCGGGAAGCGAAGTCAGCCTTCGGCGACGAAGCAGTGTATCTCGAAAAGTACATTGACAACCCTCGACACGTTGAGTTTCAAGTATTCTGTGACGCGCACGGGAACGCGGTGCATCTTGGCGAACGAGAGTGCTCTGTTCAAAGGCGACATCAGAAGATTATTGAAGAGTCACCAAGCGTTGCACTCACCCCGGAGCTGAGGGAACGCATGGGTGAAGCTGCAATAAGCATTGTAAAAGCCGCAAACTATCTAAATGCAGGTACCGTCGAATTCCTTCTGGATGGGGATAGATTCTATTTCCTCGAAGTGAATGCCCGCCTGCAGGTTGAACATCCCGTTACGGAAATGGTTACCGGTGAAGACCTCGTTGCCTGGCAGCTTGCCGTGGCTTCGGGCGAGCCTCTTCCAAAGACACAGAATGAGATTCAGTTTCGCGGCCACGCCATAGAGTGTCGTGTATACGCCGAGGATCCGTCGAATGGATTCTTGCCCTCGTGTGGTACGATCTTGAGGTTGGAAGAGCCGCATGCGCCTGGGCTGCGCGTCGACTCTGGTATCCGTGAAGGCTTTGATGTGCCGGTGTTCTACGATCCGATATTGAGTAAGGTCATCTGTTGGGCTGACAACCGAGATCACGCGATCGCGCGCATGCGAGATGCCCTGAAACACTACATTTTGCTGGGGGTTCGCTCACCTCTTGGGTACATGCAAGATGTTCTTGCGCACCCAGAATTTCTGGCTGGCAATCTCTCGACGCATTTCATCGAGCAACATTTTTCTAACTGGTCCGAGCCAGTTTTAACAGCCGAGGCGCTTGCAGCGTTGCTTGCATCCGCGCATGAATCTTCCCGAATGAGAGTTGCGGCCAACACAGTCGAAGGCGAGCCGTCAGCTAAATCGCCATGGCATACCTTGGGAGATTGGAGAACCGCTGGAGCTGGGGCGTGA
- a CDS encoding enoyl-CoA hydratase/isomerase family protein yields the protein MSFVRIEKSGPITRLMLMRADVRNAFNAEMIAELTESITHLASDPELRVLVLAADGPTFCAGADVNWMRSQIGVSEEENLRDAKRLFDLFRATYEFPKPIIARVQGGAFGGGAGLICCSDIVIMASDAQTAFSEVRLGIVPATISAFVLRKIGEGRARELFLTGRRISSEDCLRIGLANEVVPEDQLDDAVDRWVNELLLSASSAQTLTKELLREVPRLTITESRDFTAVRIARQRVSPEGQEGLSALLEKRPPSWSPPR from the coding sequence ATGAGCTTCGTGCGAATTGAGAAGAGCGGACCGATTACGCGGCTCATGCTGATGCGAGCGGACGTTCGCAACGCATTCAACGCGGAAATGATTGCCGAACTGACGGAGTCCATAACACACCTTGCAAGCGACCCTGAGTTGCGGGTGCTTGTCCTCGCCGCAGACGGGCCGACCTTCTGCGCCGGCGCGGATGTAAATTGGATGCGCTCACAGATTGGCGTCTCTGAAGAAGAGAATCTGCGCGATGCAAAGAGGCTGTTTGATCTATTTCGCGCAACATATGAGTTTCCTAAGCCGATTATCGCGCGAGTTCAAGGCGGCGCATTTGGAGGCGGTGCAGGTTTGATTTGCTGTTCCGACATTGTGATCATGGCAAGTGATGCGCAGACCGCATTTAGTGAAGTGAGGCTGGGAATTGTCCCGGCTACGATTTCAGCATTCGTTCTACGCAAGATCGGTGAAGGTCGTGCGAGAGAGCTGTTCCTGACGGGCCGTCGAATATCATCTGAAGATTGCCTACGAATAGGACTTGCGAACGAGGTCGTTCCCGAGGATCAGCTTGATGACGCGGTCGATCGGTGGGTCAACGAGTTGCTGCTTTCGGCATCATCTGCTCAGACTCTGACAAAAGAACTACTTCGAGAAGTGCCACGACTAACGATAACAGAGTCACGCGACTTCACAGCCGTCAGGATTGCTCGACAACGAGTCAGTCCGGAAGGACAGGAAGGGCTTTCCGCCCTGTTGGAGAAACGGCCGCCGTCTTGGAGTCCGCCTCGGTGA
- a CDS encoding acyl-CoA dehydrogenase — MNLGDRLPLTEEQKMLRDMVRDFAETKIKPIAAEIDETERFPEEIFAEMGELGLMGIPYPDEYGGAGMDYVSYALAVEEIAKVCGSTALGLAAHISLGCGPIYLFGTEAQKKKYLPELCAGAHMGGFGLTEPQAGSDAGATKTAAVDMGDHYLLNGTKIYCTNGSHSKTYVVSAITEKGKGTRGISCFIIERDWEGFAVGKKERKLGVRGSDTVVLHFNDVKVPKENLLGKPGEGFKQMLMTLDGGRISIGAMALGLAEGAYLETLKYTTGRKAFDQRIADFQATQFKLADMHVQIEAARHLIFDAARRKDNGEDFSREAAMAKLFASEMSARVTSQAIQLHGGYGYVREYPVERMFRDNKLTEIGEGTSEIQRMVIARSILKEWDQS; from the coding sequence ATGAATCTGGGCGACAGACTGCCACTAACTGAAGAGCAGAAAATGCTGCGCGACATGGTGCGCGATTTTGCTGAGACTAAAATCAAGCCCATAGCCGCCGAAATTGATGAAACCGAGCGATTCCCCGAAGAGATTTTTGCGGAAATGGGTGAGCTTGGATTGATGGGAATACCTTATCCTGATGAGTATGGCGGCGCCGGAATGGACTATGTGTCCTACGCGCTCGCTGTCGAGGAGATCGCAAAAGTATGCGGCTCTACTGCGTTGGGTTTGGCCGCGCACATCTCGTTAGGTTGCGGGCCGATTTATCTGTTTGGTACTGAGGCGCAAAAGAAGAAATATTTGCCTGAGCTGTGTGCTGGTGCGCACATGGGAGGTTTTGGTTTAACGGAACCTCAAGCTGGTAGCGATGCGGGGGCGACCAAAACGGCTGCCGTGGATATGGGTGATCACTATTTGCTCAACGGCACGAAGATTTACTGCACGAACGGTTCTCACTCAAAGACCTACGTCGTAAGCGCGATCACCGAGAAGGGTAAAGGTACACGGGGAATAAGCTGCTTTATTATCGAACGAGATTGGGAAGGATTTGCTGTCGGGAAGAAAGAACGAAAACTTGGCGTCCGTGGATCTGATACGGTGGTCTTACACTTCAATGACGTCAAGGTCCCCAAAGAGAATTTATTAGGCAAACCCGGCGAAGGCTTTAAACAGATGCTCATGACGCTCGATGGAGGCAGAATCTCAATCGGAGCGATGGCCTTGGGACTTGCGGAAGGTGCCTATCTCGAAACTCTAAAGTATACCACCGGTCGCAAGGCATTTGATCAGCGGATCGCGGACTTTCAAGCGACCCAGTTTAAACTTGCTGACATGCACGTGCAAATCGAAGCCGCGCGTCATCTGATTTTCGATGCCGCCCGGCGGAAAGATAACGGAGAAGACTTCTCAAGGGAAGCCGCTATGGCAAAGCTCTTTGCCAGCGAGATGTCCGCTCGCGTAACGTCTCAAGCGATACAGCTTCACGGAGGATACGGTTACGTACGTGAATACCCTGTCGAACGCATGTTTCGCGATAACAAACTGACGGAAATCGGCGAAGGAACATCCGAGATTCAGCGCATGGTGATCGCACGTTCGATTCTTAAAGAATGGGATCAGTCCTGA
- a CDS encoding 3-hydroxybutyryl-CoA dehydrogenase, whose product MSISTVAVIGGGTMGNGIAHVCAQNGCNVYLIEVNQGLLDRALGAIDKNLARQVSKGKLTEEEKSATLGRLHVSLKLEDVSRADIIIEAIVENEAVKKDLFGKIDALAKPEAILASNTSTISITQIAAATKRAEKFIGMHFMNPVPMMQLVEIIRGLATDDATHEAVVKFAEALGKTPITVNDFPGFVSNRILMPMINEAVYCLMEGVGEAEAIDGVMKLGMNHPMGPLALADLIGLDVCLAIMEVLHRDLGDTKYRPCPLLRKYVAAGYLGRKSGRGFYNYAN is encoded by the coding sequence ATGAGTATTTCAACTGTAGCCGTCATCGGCGGCGGCACAATGGGTAACGGTATTGCTCACGTTTGTGCCCAGAATGGATGCAATGTATATCTGATTGAAGTGAATCAAGGGCTGCTCGATCGCGCTCTTGGTGCTATTGACAAAAACCTCGCGCGCCAAGTCAGTAAGGGCAAGCTTACCGAGGAAGAGAAGTCAGCGACACTCGGCCGGCTTCATGTAAGCTTAAAGCTCGAAGATGTGTCCAGGGCGGATATCATCATCGAAGCAATCGTTGAGAATGAGGCCGTAAAGAAAGATCTGTTTGGCAAGATTGACGCGTTGGCAAAACCTGAGGCTATTCTTGCTTCAAACACCTCCACAATCTCGATCACTCAGATTGCCGCAGCAACGAAACGTGCTGAAAAGTTCATTGGAATGCACTTCATGAATCCAGTGCCCATGATGCAGTTGGTTGAGATTATTCGCGGACTTGCAACGGATGATGCTACGCATGAAGCAGTGGTCAAGTTCGCTGAGGCACTGGGGAAGACGCCTATCACCGTTAACGACTTCCCAGGCTTCGTTTCCAACCGGATTCTGATGCCGATGATCAATGAAGCAGTCTATTGTCTGATGGAGGGCGTCGGCGAAGCCGAAGCCATCGACGGTGTCATGAAACTCGGCATGAACCATCCTATGGGCCCGCTTGCATTGGCCGATCTGATTGGTCTGGATGTCTGCTTGGCGATCATGGAAGTGCTGCACCGAGATTTGGGCGACACAAAGTATCGTCCTTGCCCGCTGCTTAGAAAGTACGTTGCCGCCGGCTACTTGGGCCGCAAGTCCGGGCGCGGGTTCTATAACTATGCAAACTGA
- a CDS encoding heavy metal-binding domain-containing protein, whose amino-acid sequence MIITTTPSVEGRKIEGYLGVVAGEAIVGANIFKDLFAGIRDIVGGRSAAYENELRKARDLALQELSENARALGANAVVGVDLDYEVIGSGGSMLMVSASGTAVKVSA is encoded by the coding sequence ATGATTATTACAACTACTCCTTCCGTCGAAGGGCGCAAAATTGAAGGTTATCTTGGCGTTGTTGCCGGTGAGGCGATAGTAGGAGCAAACATCTTTAAGGATCTCTTTGCGGGAATTCGTGACATAGTGGGTGGGCGCAGCGCCGCCTATGAGAATGAATTGAGAAAAGCACGTGATCTTGCGTTGCAGGAACTCTCGGAAAATGCCCGCGCACTCGGCGCGAATGCGGTCGTTGGGGTGGATCTTGACTACGAAGTCATTGGATCAGGCGGATCAATGCTGATGGTTTCCGCCTCGGGAACTGCTGTCAAGGTTTCCGCGTGA
- a CDS encoding MBL fold metallo-hydrolase: MKFDLGGLRLDLLDDGLFELRPETFVKISRGRSAELLDKTRFRPRIKVGFNSLLVRSEDRTVLIDPGTGDKERAAQRRNYNLDWPRRVLSQLKELGVRREQVDTVVLTHLHWDHAGACTTVGHGGQLEPTFPKARYVLQRRELQGARDGVAAGDDGYAPEDFEPLVSMGRLDLIDEEDQQILPWLSVHWSGGHSPGHQVVRIGPQGGKRVMYLSDVLPTTAQLSLESGMSYDQNPEELRQAKLKFMTQAAKDMDAVVLVHAPRNRVGHLREIAPGEFKFQHLTL; encoded by the coding sequence GTGAAATTTGACTTAGGTGGCCTTCGTCTGGATTTGCTCGATGACGGGCTATTCGAGTTGCGACCAGAGACGTTTGTTAAGATTTCAAGAGGTCGCAGTGCCGAGTTACTTGACAAAACCAGATTTCGTCCTCGAATCAAGGTAGGCTTCAATAGTCTTCTTGTCCGAAGCGAAGATAGGACAGTGCTGATAGACCCTGGTACCGGAGACAAAGAGCGCGCTGCGCAGCGACGAAACTACAATCTCGATTGGCCGCGCCGAGTATTGTCGCAGCTAAAAGAGCTTGGTGTTCGTCGCGAACAGGTTGATACGGTCGTATTGACACATTTGCACTGGGATCACGCCGGAGCGTGCACGACTGTCGGACACGGAGGCCAGCTTGAACCCACGTTTCCCAAGGCGCGTTATGTCCTGCAGCGCCGAGAGCTTCAAGGTGCCCGCGACGGCGTCGCCGCCGGAGACGACGGCTATGCGCCGGAGGATTTCGAACCACTCGTTAGCATGGGCAGACTTGACTTGATTGACGAGGAAGACCAGCAAATTCTGCCTTGGCTAAGCGTTCATTGGAGTGGCGGTCATTCGCCCGGCCATCAGGTTGTGCGGATCGGTCCGCAAGGAGGAAAGCGTGTGATGTACCTCAGCGACGTGCTTCCCACGACGGCACAACTTTCACTTGAAAGCGGAATGTCGTACGACCAGAATCCAGAAGAGTTAAGACAGGCAAAGTTGAAGTTTATGACGCAGGCTGCTAAAGACATGGACGCTGTCGTCCTCGTCCATGCGCCCCGCAACCGAGTCGGACACCTGCGAGAGATAGCTCCCGGAGAATTCAAGTTTCAACACTTAACCTTGTAG
- a CDS encoding sugar phosphate isomerase/epimerase, which produces MNSTLTPRCVYVDSRSVTDAIPQLVELGLGVEVMFGSTESLWPKTKWDVLLGLADDLADAQIQVSCHGPFNSLALASKDDHIAEYSFQSLAAGIEASRVLGSPLMVLHTGFLPQYPPTAREKWLDSFCSKLRILLEVASENSIVLAVENTYEPDTSLFEDIFARIQHPYLGMCFDTGHAACFSRIPATDWIERFSEQIVHLHLSDNDGNADLHWSLGKGVVNIASVIGPLLSRGARPSVTLEVSIEDAKASNDYLEQVLASLLPLRND; this is translated from the coding sequence ATGAATAGCACGTTGACTCCGCGCTGTGTGTACGTGGACAGTCGAAGCGTGACGGATGCAATTCCGCAGCTCGTAGAACTTGGACTTGGTGTGGAAGTGATGTTCGGGAGTACGGAGTCGTTATGGCCGAAGACAAAGTGGGATGTGCTTCTCGGACTTGCGGATGATCTCGCTGACGCTCAGATACAAGTTTCTTGTCATGGACCCTTCAATAGTCTTGCGCTTGCGAGCAAAGACGATCATATTGCAGAGTATTCATTTCAATCTTTGGCGGCGGGGATCGAGGCCTCGCGTGTACTTGGTTCGCCGCTAATGGTGCTTCACACTGGTTTCTTGCCGCAGTATCCGCCGACCGCACGCGAAAAGTGGCTTGACTCTTTTTGCAGTAAACTGCGTATTCTCCTTGAGGTTGCTTCAGAGAACAGCATTGTGCTCGCCGTAGAGAATACGTACGAACCGGACACGAGCCTATTCGAAGACATTTTTGCGCGGATCCAGCATCCGTATCTCGGGATGTGTTTTGACACAGGGCATGCTGCATGCTTTTCCCGGATTCCTGCTACAGACTGGATTGAGCGGTTTTCAGAGCAAATAGTTCACTTACACTTAAGTGACAACGACGGAAACGCCGACTTGCATTGGTCGCTCGGCAAAGGCGTTGTCAACATCGCTTCTGTGATAGGACCATTGCTTTCCAGAGGTGCGCGCCCTTCCGTCACATTGGAAGTGTCCATCGAGGATGCGAAGGCATCCAATGACTATCTTGAACAAGTATTGGCATCCTTACTCCCTCTTAGAAATGACTAA
- a CDS encoding thiolase family protein, with amino-acid sequence MHPNTPVITSAARTAIGSFMGSFAAVPATALAAHVLKANLDRSQVEPREVDEVILGQVLQGGVGQAPARQAALFAGIPDTSSAWTVNKVCSSGLRAVMSAAQTVSLGEAKIMLAGGMENMSMSPYVLDRARGGYRLGHGALNDMMILDGLWDPYKNIHMGQCAEMCAREHKISREQQDEFASESYRRAQAAIKDGKFNSEIVPVVIKDRKGEVSVDVDEEPGKVNFDKMAQLKPAFEKDGTITAANASKINDGASAVMVMSSEEAGRRGLKPLARIVGYTTYSHAPEWFATAPAPAVQKLLRRIDWKATDVDLFELNEAFAVVGLYNAKEIGVKSEKVNVWGGAVALGHPIGSSGCRILVTLIHALQDRGGKRGIVGICNGGGEATALAVEML; translated from the coding sequence ATGCACCCAAACACACCTGTTATTACTAGCGCAGCGCGCACGGCCATTGGATCTTTCATGGGATCGTTTGCGGCTGTGCCGGCCACAGCGCTGGCCGCACATGTCCTTAAGGCAAATCTCGATCGTTCACAAGTTGAGCCTCGCGAAGTCGACGAAGTAATTCTTGGTCAAGTCCTGCAGGGCGGCGTCGGACAGGCGCCCGCGCGACAGGCGGCACTATTTGCCGGAATTCCCGACACGTCGTCGGCGTGGACGGTGAACAAAGTTTGTTCATCCGGCCTACGTGCTGTCATGTCCGCTGCACAGACGGTATCGCTTGGCGAAGCGAAAATTATGCTTGCTGGGGGAATGGAAAACATGTCGATGTCTCCCTACGTTTTGGACCGTGCCCGCGGTGGCTATCGTCTCGGACACGGTGCGCTTAATGACATGATGATCCTCGATGGTCTCTGGGATCCGTACAAGAACATCCACATGGGACAGTGTGCAGAAATGTGCGCGCGCGAGCACAAGATTAGTCGTGAGCAGCAAGACGAGTTCGCGTCTGAATCTTATCGCAGAGCACAGGCAGCCATTAAAGACGGCAAATTCAATAGTGAAATCGTGCCGGTTGTCATTAAGGACAGGAAAGGCGAAGTCTCTGTCGATGTGGATGAAGAACCAGGCAAAGTGAATTTCGACAAGATGGCGCAGCTAAAACCGGCCTTTGAGAAAGACGGAACGATCACTGCTGCAAATGCCTCCAAGATAAATGACGGTGCTTCGGCTGTTATGGTGATGTCGTCCGAGGAAGCCGGGCGACGTGGCCTCAAGCCACTTGCAAGGATCGTCGGCTACACAACCTACAGCCATGCCCCCGAGTGGTTTGCTACAGCGCCGGCTCCGGCAGTGCAGAAACTGCTGCGCCGGATTGACTGGAAGGCAACGGATGTAGATCTGTTCGAATTGAACGAAGCTTTTGCGGTTGTTGGTCTCTATAACGCGAAGGAAATTGGCGTCAAGTCTGAGAAGGTAAATGTCTGGGGAGGAGCAGTCGCGCTGGGCCATCCCATCGGCTCTTCAGGTTGCCGTATTTTGGTAACACTGATTCATGCACTTCAGGATCGCGGCGGAAAGCGCGGCATAGTTGGAATTTGTAACGGCGGTGGAGAAGCGACGGCATTGGCAGTCGAGATGCTGTAG
- a CDS encoding branched-chain amino acid transaminase, with translation METTIQEERKVAKSRFDETLKIWMSGKLIRWEEATVHVATHAMHYGSAVFEGIRAYKTGRGTTIWGLKQHIRRLLDSAKIYRMPIPFTHEQIELACAEVVLANNMDEAYLRPLLFRGYHSLGVHPRECPTECVVIPLRWGKYLGTEALELGVDVMVSSWSRIAPNTMPALAKSAANYANSQLHVIDATNFGFTEGIALDTNGYISEGSGENVFVVRDGKIVTPPLGASVLPGITRACVIQLAHEMGIPLTEGLVPREMLYIADEVFFSGTAAEITPVRSVDKVIVGEGKAGPITKRIQTAYFDMIEGRRDDALGLHYWL, from the coding sequence ATGGAAACGACCATACAAGAGGAGCGGAAAGTGGCAAAGTCCCGCTTTGACGAAACTCTAAAGATTTGGATGAGCGGCAAGCTGATCCGTTGGGAAGAAGCGACCGTTCATGTGGCAACTCACGCGATGCACTACGGGTCAGCCGTATTTGAGGGCATTCGTGCATACAAAACCGGGCGCGGTACAACAATCTGGGGTTTGAAGCAGCACATTCGCCGCTTGCTTGACTCGGCAAAGATCTATCGCATGCCCATCCCGTTTACGCATGAGCAGATTGAATTGGCCTGTGCCGAGGTTGTGTTGGCGAACAACATGGATGAAGCATATTTGCGTCCCTTGTTGTTCCGGGGGTATCACTCGCTGGGAGTTCACCCCCGTGAGTGTCCGACCGAGTGCGTCGTGATCCCGCTCCGCTGGGGGAAGTACTTGGGAACTGAAGCACTTGAGCTGGGAGTGGATGTCATGGTTTCAAGCTGGAGTCGCATTGCGCCAAACACCATGCCTGCTCTCGCCAAGTCGGCGGCCAATTACGCTAACTCACAGCTGCACGTCATTGACGCGACCAATTTCGGGTTCACCGAAGGCATTGCTCTTGATACAAACGGTTACATTTCCGAAGGTTCTGGCGAGAATGTCTTTGTGGTTCGCGACGGTAAGATCGTTACTCCGCCGCTCGGAGCATCGGTGCTGCCGGGGATTACGCGTGCTTGCGTGATTCAATTGGCACATGAGATGGGCATTCCTCTGACGGAAGGTTTGGTGCCGCGCGAGATGCTATATATAGCGGATGAAGTATTCTTCTCGGGAACCGCAGCGGAAATCACTCCCGTAAGATCGGTGGATAAGGTCATCGTCGGAGAAGGCAAGGCCGGACCGATAACGAAGAGAATCCAGACCGCATACTTCGACATGATCGAAGGACGCCGGGATGACGCGCTCGGCTTACATTACTGGCTGTAA
- a CDS encoding acyl-CoA dehydrogenase → MDHLLTEQQLEVKSVIRDFAEREIRPTVAERDERSEFPKDIIKKIGELGFMGVNTPENLGGAGMDTVTYAIVIEELSRVDPSVGVIVSVNNSLVCYPLQKFGTPDQHERYLKPLAEGKLLGAFCLTEPGVGSDAGGLMMSAVKDGDDYILTGEKAFITNGLMSDTYIVMARTDKAQKAKGISAFIVDATMPGFRRGANEKKMGIRSSDCCMIILEECRVPSKNMLGKEGDGFKVAMTALDSGRIGIAAQAIGLAQGALEEAVKYAKIREQFGHPISEFQAIQFKLADMEMITEAARLLNYSAARKKDTGQRFTHEAAMAKLFASDIVMRVAMEAVQIHGGNGYLKDFPVERMLRDAKVTEIYEGTSEIQRTIIARNLLSN, encoded by the coding sequence ATGGATCATCTCTTAACTGAACAGCAGCTTGAGGTCAAAAGCGTTATACGTGACTTCGCTGAAAGGGAAATCCGCCCGACCGTGGCAGAACGCGATGAGCGCAGCGAATTTCCCAAGGACATAATCAAGAAGATAGGTGAGCTTGGATTTATGGGGGTCAACACTCCGGAGAATCTCGGCGGCGCAGGTATGGATACCGTCACCTACGCGATCGTCATTGAAGAACTCTCACGAGTAGATCCTTCAGTAGGTGTGATTGTCTCCGTGAATAATTCGCTCGTCTGTTATCCACTGCAGAAGTTTGGAACACCGGATCAGCACGAGAGATACCTGAAGCCACTTGCCGAAGGCAAGCTGCTTGGTGCCTTTTGTTTGACTGAACCTGGAGTCGGCTCGGACGCAGGCGGATTGATGATGTCAGCCGTAAAGGACGGAGATGACTACATCTTGACCGGAGAAAAGGCATTTATCACCAACGGTCTGATGTCTGACACCTATATTGTGATGGCTCGGACCGATAAAGCACAGAAGGCAAAAGGCATTTCAGCCTTCATCGTTGACGCGACGATGCCGGGCTTCAGACGAGGCGCAAATGAAAAGAAGATGGGCATTCGATCTTCGGACTGCTGCATGATCATTCTTGAAGAGTGCCGAGTACCGTCCAAGAACATGCTTGGGAAGGAAGGCGACGGCTTCAAGGTGGCGATGACTGCGCTGGACAGCGGCCGCATCGGGATAGCGGCTCAGGCAATCGGGTTGGCGCAAGGTGCGCTCGAAGAGGCCGTCAAATACGCAAAAATCCGCGAGCAGTTTGGCCACCCCATTTCAGAGTTTCAAGCGATTCAATTCAAGCTTGCGGATATGGAGATGATAACCGAAGCGGCACGACTACTCAATTACAGCGCCGCTCGAAAGAAGGACACCGGTCAGCGTTTTACTCACGAAGCCGCGATGGCAAAACTCTTTGCTTCGGATATCGTCATGCGTGTCGCGATGGAAGCTGTCCAAATTCATGGCGGAAATGGATACCTGAAGGATTTCCCGGTCGAGCGAATGCTTCGCGATGCAAAAGTCACGGAAATTTATGAAGGCACTTCTGAAATACAACGTACAATTATTGCAAGAAACCTATTGAGCAACTAA